A single genomic interval of Antechinus flavipes isolate AdamAnt ecotype Samford, QLD, Australia chromosome 1, AdamAnt_v2, whole genome shotgun sequence harbors:
- the UPP1 gene encoding uridine phosphorylase 1 isoform X2, protein MKAFISYIGEELGLAPPGTDHPNICEGTDRYAMYKIGPVLSVSHGMGVPSMGIMLHELIKLLYHAKCSDVIIIRIGTCGGIGLEPGSVVLTRNATDSCFKPQFEQIVLGKRIVRTTELSDDLNQELMECAKEMNEFNTVIGNTMCTLDFYEGQARLDGAFCSYTDKDKQEYLQAAYNAGIRNIEMESSIFAAMCGASGIKAAVVCVTLLNRLIEDQISSSHEVLVEYQRRPQKLVGYFIKKRLERKA, encoded by the exons ATGAAAGCTTTCATTAGCTATATCGGAGAAGAGTTGGGACTTGCACCACCTGGCACAGACCATCCTAACATTTGTGAAGGAACTGACCGCTATGCCATGTACAAGATTGGGCCTGTGTTATCAGTTAGT catgGCATGGGAGTTCCTTCCATGGGAATCATGTTACATGAACTCATCAAATTACTATATCATGCCAAATGTTCTGATGTTATCATCATTCGCATTGGCACATGTGGCGGGATAG GTCTAGAGCCTGGCTCAGTGGTACTAACCAGAAATGCTACAGATTCTTGCTTCAAACCTCAATTTGAACAGATTGTTTTGGGGAAACGGATAGTGCGAACTACAGAACTCAGTGATGACCTGAATCAGGAATTAATGGAGTGTGCCAAAGAGATGAATGAATTTAATACTGTCATAGGAAATACAATGTGTACTTTAGATTTCTATGAAG GTCAAGCTCGGTTGGATGGTGCTTTCTGCTCGTATACTGACAAGGATAAGCAAGAGTATTTACAGGCAGCTTATAATGCTGGAATCAGAAACATTGAGATGGAATCTTCTATTTTCGCAGCCATGTGCGGTGCTAGTGGCATCAAAG ctGCTGTTGTGTGTGTTACGCTTCTAAATCGGCTCATTGAAGATCAGATTAGCAGCTCCCATGAAGTACTTGTTGAGTATCAAAGGAGACCACAGAAATTAGTAGGATATTTTATCAAGAAACGATTAGAAAGAAAAGCATGA
- the UPP1 gene encoding uridine phosphorylase 1 isoform X1, which yields MATQEKKPENLQTSDEHLIHLSNPNISEMKEDILYHFNLGTKTHDLQTMFGDVKFVCVGGSPVRMKAFISYIGEELGLAPPGTDHPNICEGTDRYAMYKIGPVLSVSHGMGVPSMGIMLHELIKLLYHAKCSDVIIIRIGTCGGIGLEPGSVVLTRNATDSCFKPQFEQIVLGKRIVRTTELSDDLNQELMECAKEMNEFNTVIGNTMCTLDFYEGQARLDGAFCSYTDKDKQEYLQAAYNAGIRNIEMESSIFAAMCGASGIKAAVVCVTLLNRLIEDQISSSHEVLVEYQRRPQKLVGYFIKKRLERKA from the exons CAGGAAAAGAAACCTGAAAATCTTCAGACTTCAGA tGAACATTTAATTCACCTTTCAAACCCAAATATCtcagaaatgaaagaagataTTCTTTACCATTTTAATCTTGGGACTAAAACTCATGACTTACAGACCATGTTTGGAGATGtaaag TTTGTTTGTGTTGGAGGAAGTCCTGTCCGGATGAAAGCTTTCATTAGCTATATCGGAGAAGAGTTGGGACTTGCACCACCTGGCACAGACCATCCTAACATTTGTGAAGGAACTGACCGCTATGCCATGTACAAGATTGGGCCTGTGTTATCAGTTAGT catgGCATGGGAGTTCCTTCCATGGGAATCATGTTACATGAACTCATCAAATTACTATATCATGCCAAATGTTCTGATGTTATCATCATTCGCATTGGCACATGTGGCGGGATAG GTCTAGAGCCTGGCTCAGTGGTACTAACCAGAAATGCTACAGATTCTTGCTTCAAACCTCAATTTGAACAGATTGTTTTGGGGAAACGGATAGTGCGAACTACAGAACTCAGTGATGACCTGAATCAGGAATTAATGGAGTGTGCCAAAGAGATGAATGAATTTAATACTGTCATAGGAAATACAATGTGTACTTTAGATTTCTATGAAG GTCAAGCTCGGTTGGATGGTGCTTTCTGCTCGTATACTGACAAGGATAAGCAAGAGTATTTACAGGCAGCTTATAATGCTGGAATCAGAAACATTGAGATGGAATCTTCTATTTTCGCAGCCATGTGCGGTGCTAGTGGCATCAAAG ctGCTGTTGTGTGTGTTACGCTTCTAAATCGGCTCATTGAAGATCAGATTAGCAGCTCCCATGAAGTACTTGTTGAGTATCAAAGGAGACCACAGAAATTAGTAGGATATTTTATCAAGAAACGATTAGAAAGAAAAGCATGA